Proteins encoded in a region of the Mycolicibacterium neoaurum genome:
- a CDS encoding MlaE family ABC transporter permease has product MAAQDAIPNVVAKPVRSFGGFFSMTLDVFTLMFRPPFAWREYILQSWFVARVSLLPTLMLTVPYTVLLTFTFNILLTEFGAADFSGTGAALGTVTQIGPIVTVLVIAGAGATAMCADLGARTIREELDALRVMGVNPIQALVIPRVLAATTVSLALSATVVLVGLTGAYLFCVYVQHVSPGAFVAGLTLITGPSDVLVALVKAALFGLTAGLIACYKGISVGGGPAGVGNAVNETVVFTFMALFAINVVATAVGVKATM; this is encoded by the coding sequence ATGGCTGCGCAGGACGCCATCCCGAACGTCGTCGCCAAACCCGTGCGTTCCTTCGGCGGATTCTTCTCGATGACGCTGGACGTTTTCACCCTGATGTTCCGTCCGCCGTTCGCCTGGCGTGAGTACATCCTCCAGTCCTGGTTCGTCGCACGGGTTTCGTTGCTGCCGACGCTGATGCTGACCGTCCCGTACACGGTGCTGCTCACCTTCACCTTCAACATCCTGCTGACCGAATTCGGCGCCGCCGACTTCTCCGGAACCGGCGCGGCCCTGGGCACCGTCACCCAGATCGGGCCCATCGTCACCGTTTTGGTCATCGCCGGGGCCGGCGCCACGGCCATGTGCGCCGACCTGGGAGCGCGCACCATCCGCGAGGAACTCGACGCGCTGCGCGTGATGGGTGTGAATCCGATTCAGGCCTTGGTCATCCCACGGGTGCTGGCCGCCACGACGGTGTCGTTGGCGCTGTCGGCGACCGTGGTGCTGGTCGGCCTCACCGGGGCATACCTGTTCTGCGTGTACGTCCAGCACGTGTCGCCGGGTGCCTTCGTGGCGGGCCTGACCCTGATCACCGGTCCGTCGGACGTGTTGGTCGCGCTGGTCAAGGCTGCTCTGTTCGGCCTGACGGCCGGTCTGATCGCCTGCTACAAGGGTATTTCGGTGGGTGGCGGGCCCGCCGGTGTCGGTAACGCCGTGAACGAGACGGTGGTGTTCACGTTCATGG
- a CDS encoding TetR/AcrR family transcriptional regulator, with the protein MLSNDPAADERGSIVEATFACLAEPHDGPISVAAILARAGVSSRAFYRHYQSKDELFLAMLDDVTRRLAVRLDEIAAEEGAAPLDRLRAWLDQMFTLAVDTDLHRYLAVLDCDEMRSAKGYRQARELSRSRRESSLVEILAAGRADGSFPLAEPDSDAIAIAALVSRELTSTRIFDADQVPVARARVERFALRALGVSDYVSGGDGP; encoded by the coding sequence GTGCTGTCCAACGACCCCGCAGCGGATGAGCGCGGCAGCATTGTCGAGGCGACCTTCGCGTGTCTGGCGGAGCCGCACGACGGTCCCATTTCGGTGGCGGCCATCCTGGCCCGGGCCGGGGTGTCCAGCCGCGCCTTCTATCGGCATTACCAGTCCAAGGACGAGCTGTTCCTGGCGATGCTCGACGATGTCACCCGACGCCTGGCGGTCCGGCTCGACGAGATTGCCGCCGAGGAGGGCGCCGCTCCGCTGGACCGGCTGCGGGCCTGGCTCGACCAGATGTTCACGCTCGCGGTGGATACCGACCTGCATCGTTACCTCGCCGTGCTCGATTGCGATGAGATGCGCTCGGCGAAGGGGTACCGCCAGGCGCGTGAACTGTCCCGTTCGCGACGGGAATCGTCGCTGGTCGAGATCCTGGCCGCCGGACGGGCGGACGGATCGTTCCCGCTGGCCGAGCCGGACTCCGATGCCATCGCGATCGCCGCGCTGGTCAGCAGGGAGCTGACCTCGACCAGGATCTTCGATGCCGATCAGGTCCCGGTGGCGCGGGCGCGCGTCGAGCGTTTCGCACTGCGCGCGCTCGGTGTGTCGGACTACGTTTCCGGTGGTGATGGGCCGTGA
- a CDS encoding alpha/beta hydrolase translates to MSTVDSTPHTVTFRGVDGLALVADEWNRDGVTEQDGPTILLLHGGGQNRHSWKNTGQILASRGKHVIAMDSRGHGDSDYSPTANYAVETLSADIQQVLLQIGRPVVLIGASMGGLTGILAAHEAGPDVVTKLVLVDVVPRFEKDGSARIRDFMFNHVHGFDSLEQAADAVAAYLPHRPRPRSVEGLKKNLRLRDGRWYWHWDPAFLTKPGDDPFTRVDMLEQAAQNLRVPILLIRGQLSDVVSVEGVQSFLEQVPAAEFVELSDAGHTAAGDDNDAFTEAVVAFVDK, encoded by the coding sequence GTGAGCACTGTCGACAGCACACCGCACACCGTCACCTTTCGCGGTGTCGACGGGCTGGCACTGGTCGCCGACGAGTGGAACCGCGACGGGGTGACCGAACAGGACGGACCCACCATCCTGTTGCTGCACGGCGGCGGGCAGAACCGGCATTCGTGGAAGAACACCGGCCAGATCCTGGCCTCCCGCGGCAAGCATGTGATCGCGATGGACAGCCGAGGCCACGGCGACAGCGACTACTCCCCCACGGCGAACTATGCGGTCGAGACGCTGAGCGCCGACATCCAGCAGGTGCTCCTGCAGATCGGTAGGCCCGTCGTGCTGATCGGCGCCAGCATGGGCGGACTGACCGGCATCCTGGCCGCCCACGAGGCCGGCCCCGACGTCGTGACCAAGCTCGTGCTCGTCGATGTGGTACCACGGTTCGAGAAGGACGGCAGCGCGCGCATCCGCGATTTCATGTTCAACCACGTACACGGGTTCGATTCGCTGGAACAGGCTGCCGACGCGGTGGCCGCCTACCTTCCACACCGGCCACGGCCGCGCAGCGTCGAGGGCTTGAAGAAGAACCTGCGGTTGCGCGACGGCCGCTGGTACTGGCACTGGGATCCGGCGTTTCTCACCAAACCCGGAGACGACCCGTTCACCAGGGTGGACATGCTGGAACAAGCGGCCCAGAATCTGCGTGTGCCGATCCTGCTGATCCGGGGACAGTTGTCCGATGTGGTGTCCGTCGAGGGCGTGCAGAGCTTCCTGGAACAGGTGCCTGCCGCCGAGTTCGTCGAATTGTCCGATGCGGGGCATACCGCCGCCGGGGATGACAATGACGCCTTCACCGAGGCCGTTGTCGCCTTCGTCGACAAGTGA